The Bartonella australis AUST/NH1 genome contains the following window.
CGGCACATGGCGCATGGGGGACCTCACATCCTGGTGACGGGTCAGGGCCTGATTTTAGGCAAATTTGTCATCCTTTCCGTGAGCGAAACGCAGAGCGTTTTTCATCAAAATGGCCTTCCCAAGAAACAAGAATTTACCGTGCATTTAAAAGAATATGGTGAAGATTAATGAGTGATCTTTATGTGACCAAAGAAGGCGATATGGTTGATGCCATTTGCTGGAAATATTATACCAAAGGTCAGCAAGCGCTTGCTGTTGAGCGCGTCTATGCGGCTAATTTTGGACTTGCAGAATATGGGCCAATCTTAGAAGCGGGCATCACAATCCTCTTACCTGTCCTGCCTTATCCCAAAGCGATGCCCGTGATTAGAATTTGGGGCAGCAGGCAATGAAACCTTTTTGCACGGTTACAGCAAATGGAGAAGACATCACAAGAAGCTTAATGAATTATGTGTTGTCGATTGAAATCACCGATGAGGCAGAGAACAAAAGTGATCGTATCACCATAGAGCTTGATGACCGTGTACGGGACAGTGATAACGGCTCGCTCGATATCCCTTTAATAGGGACAATCATTTCTGTGACACTTGGATATGAGGGTGGCAAAATACGCAATATGGGAGCCTATTTGATTGATGAGATATCTGTTAGTAGTCCACCACGAAATTTAAGTGTTACAGGACGCGCGGCATCTATGAACACGTCTTATAGGACGCCAAAAAGCCAATCTTATCACCAGCAAACATTAGGGAATATCGTCCAGGAGATAGCACAGCGCAACGGCTATACGCCAAAAGTTGATCCTACTCTTGCAAAAATTGTTGTCCGTCACATAGACCAAACGGCTGAAAGCGATATGGCTTTTGCAGCGCGTCTTGCAGGGGAATATGATGCTGTCGCAAAGCCCGTTAATGGCAAACTTGTTCTCGCTAAACGTGGTGGAGGCAAAGCTATAACTGGTGAAACACTTCCTGTCGTGGTTATTCATGAAAAATTATGCACCTCTTGGGATTTTAAATATAGTGCGCGTGATGAAGCTGGTGCCGCAAATGGCTTAGAAACAGACGCCGGAGACGACCAAAAAGCCGCGGCGGATATACGAGAACCCGAAGAGATTGATGATGGTGGGGATTTCATTCACATGGATGAAAAGGATATGCCGGACCCACCTGAACCAGAAACGACAGTCAAAGAACCTGAAAAGCAAGAGGAAGAAAAAAAGGGCGGCGTTACCGCGACTTATCATGATATACGCAGTGGTGAAAAAAAGGAAGTCAAAGTTGGTAACCCGCCTTTTCATGAATTGAAATACACCTATCATAATCAATCAGAAGCGGTTGCAGCAATCGCCGCTTACCGCAATAAGTCATCACGAGGGAAGTCATCTTTTTCGTGCGATATTGGCGGTGATCCCTTTGTCCAAGCAGAAGCAAAACTTGTACAAGAACCGCCATTTCGGCCTTACATTCCTGCTGAGTGGTGTATAAAAAGTGTCAAACACAAACTCGATAGAACGGGCGGATATACAACGAGAATAGACTGCGAGCTTTTTGATAAAGCGCAGGAAGATGCTGCAGGAAATGTAGCAAATACGATGCCAGATAAGGATGATACTATCGACCCAAATGCTCCGCCAGATGCATCTTATGATGAAGGCGAGGGCGTCATTCACATGGAAGAAGGCGATATATGAGGGGGCATTCTAAAAATGAAAGTCCGCTTTAATGGCTAAGCTACTAAACGTGTTATATGGGGCTGTTTGCGCTGCTTTGCTTGCCAAAGGTCGAAGCTTGTTTGCAGTGAAAGCCACAAGCGTGCGGTGCTAATACCGGCCATTTCAAGGCGGATAGCGAGGTCAGTTGAAATGCTTGCATGCCCATTGATGATCCGTGATAAGGCTACACGCGACATTGCTAAGCGCTGTGCTGCTTCACTCACTGTTAAACCAAGTTCCTCGATCACTTCATCACGTAAGATATAACCAGGGTGAGGAGGATTGTGCATCATAATTTATCTCCTAATGATAATCTTGATAATCAACGAGCTCAATATCTTTGCCTATAAACTTAAATGTAACGCGCCAGTTCCCATTTACACGGATTGACCAATAATTTTTTAAATCACCTTGAAGGGAATGCAGACGGAAGCTCGGGAACGCTACATCGTTCACATCTTCAGCTACATCGAGGATTGCCAGAATATATCGAAGCTTTTGAGCGTGCTTTATTTGGATACCTTTCGTTGAGCCAGTTTCATAAAACTCCCTCAATCCTTTGTGTCTAAAGCTAATAATCATCTTAATTCACTGACTCGTGTAACGATACGCTATACACTTTACATCTGTAATCAAGTATAATCAAGACAATTCTATTCGAAGGCAGGAGGCATTTATGCGAAAAATCAATAAAGACGGCATTGAAGCTCTCAAGAGGTGGGAAGGTTTACGGCTTGAATCCTACCGAGATATTGGAGGAGTTTGGACCATTGGTTACGGCCATACAGAGAATGTTAAGGAGGGGGAGACGATCACGGCTAAGCAAGCTGATGCGCTTTTGAAAAAGGATCTCATAGGCTTTGAACGGGCTGTTCATGAAGCAGTCAAGGTGGAGTTGAGCGACAACCAGTTTGCCGCCCTCGTTTCCTTTGCGTTCAATATTGGTGTAGCTGCTTTCAAAGAATCTACCCTGGTTAAGAAGCTCAATCAAGGTGATTACGACTGTGTGCCCGGACAGCTCAATCGGTGGGTGTATTGCTCCGGAAAAAGATCGCAAGGCTTAATCAATCGCCGTGCTGCGGAAATAGGCTTGTGGTCTAAGGGCTCCTTTATCGCATCACAATGTGTTGAGTGTGCAGAACCTGAACGTCAACGCCTCCATAAGACAGGTGAGGGGAAATCGGCCATCGTTGCGGGTTTAGGGCTTTTGGGATCTACATGTTCTGAGGCAGCTCACCAGCTAGAGCCTTTCATCGGTAATCTGGATATAATGCGCTATGCGTTTTTAGCCTTGACGCTTGCAGGTGTTGGTTTCGGATTGTGGGCCACGATGAAGCGCTTGAAGGAAGCATAATGGTGAAAAACTATCTGCTGATGATAAGTGCGGCATTAGCCGCTTTTTTTATGGCCTTCTTCAAGATCTTTAAGCTTGGACGGGAGAAAGAGCGGGATAGACAAAGCCAGGCTGATTTAAAGGCCGCGCAAATAAGACTGGAGGTTGATCATGAAATTGATCAAATGGACGATAATAGCGTGCGCTCTAATCTGCTTAAATGGGTGCGCGACAAATAGAGTGCCGTCTTCGTCTTGCATAGGGTGGTTTCCGATTTATTCAACATCAAAGGATGTGGCTGATATGAGCCTCTCCTTAGCCCGCCAAATCTTAAAGCATAACACCCAGGGAGCCAGGATTTGTGGGTGGAAATCTAGTGAAAAAATCTTTTAACTTATTGATTATTATTGCATTTTTGTGCAATAATAACGAACATGCAACCGCACCTTTAAGGAAGATTATTTCATGCACAGACCGGACCATTCTGTTGCAGAGAAGTTTGAATCAATCTCTGCTCGAAACGAGGATTATTGGGATTTCAGAGGGAGGCGGTCACGGCGTGAGCATTGTCATGCTCTCATGGCTTATCCCGCTATGATGGTCCCGCAAATGCAGGCGGAATTGATTGATCTTCTGCTGCAGGTAAATCCTAAAATCAAAACAATCTATGATCCCTTTGTCGGTTCAGGTACGGTTTTGGCAGAGGCCCTTTTGAGAGGAAAGAATTTTATCGGGACAGATGTAAATCCCCTGGCTATTCTTTGTTGCAAATCTAAAGCGGACTTTTTTGATCAAAGTAAGATCGAGAAGATCATTCAAGATATTGAGCAAAATTTGCAGAAAGAAAATGTGTCATTTGATCTATGCTGCTTTAAGGGAGCGGACAAATGGTTTGATGAAGATGCCCTCAAGGCCTTATCAAAAATACGCCATTTCATAAATCAACAAGAGTTAGTCTGGTGCAGGCGGTTTTTATGGATTGCCATGGTGGATATTATTCGCAAATATAGTAATACCCGCCTTTCTACCTACAAGCTTCATATCCGAAAAGACAAATCGCTTTACACAGCCGAGGGTATTTTTCGTGATTTTATTAAAAAATGCACTCTCAATATTAAACTTAAAGTAAAATTTTGGAACGAGCTGAGCGAGAATGGGTACGTAAAACAAGATGAATTATCACTGAAAAATGAATTATATATTCAGGATGTGCGTCATTTACCTGAGACTGTTAAAGCGGATTTGGTTATTACGTCTCCGCCTTACGGGGACAATGCAACGACCATCACCTATGGGCAATATTCCTATTTACCGCTACAGTTTATAAATTTAGGGGATATAGGTGCGTCCTTTGATGACAATTTGATTTGCTCTCAATCGGCGATAGATAGCGTGAGTTTGGGAGGTAAATTAGGGGAGTGGGATTTACGCCGCTTTTGGGTAGAAAAACAATCACCTAGTCTTAAAAGAATCACCACCTTGCTTATTCAGAAAGCCAAAAGGGGAGAGCGGAAGCTTATTATGTTCGCTTATGATTTATTTTTATCCTTACAAAGGATTGTCAAGACGCTTAGTCATGGTGGATTCATGATGTTTACTCTTGGAAATAGATCTATCAGTTCGGTCAGCATCCCCCTGGATAAGATTGTAAAAGAGTTTTTGGAAAGACTAGGTTTAAGAAAAGTCCATCTTCTAGAAAGAAACATTCCAAGCAAACGTATGCCTGGTTCCATGAAGAACGAATATGTCCTCATTATGCAGAAACTTTGACTGAGTGAGGTGTAGTTCTTGAAATAATCAAAATTTTCAAAAAAGCGTTAGAGGCTATGTTCACGAAAACTCCCTCTAACGCTTCAATATCACAACCCTTAGAAAGGATTAACAATATGAATGATCGTAACATGATTCCATGTGAACCGAAAATTGAAAATGTAAATACGCCTCTCACCATGTCTAGCCGTGAAATCGCGGAAGTATGCAACACTAGGCACAATCAAGTCATTGAAACCATAGAAAGATTGTTTAAGAAAGGGGTTTTACGGGAAAGCCGTAAAACTCTGAGAGATTATTTTTCTCCCAATGGCGGTCGGCCAACTAAGGTTTACGACCTAAGTAAATTGGACACACTAAAAGTTGTTTCAGGATACAATGAAACATTGAGAGGAAAAATTATTGACCGTTGGCAAGAGTTAGAAAATGCATCAAAGCGACAGAGCTTAGCGGTTGACTATTCTGATCCTAAGTTGATTCTCGGTGTTGTCACGCATCTGCGAGAAGAAAGTGCTAAGAAGGATATGGTGATTGCAAATTTAAGGCCCAAGGTTGCAGCCTATAAACATTTAACCAGGATAGGCGGTAGCACATGCATTACAGATGCAGCCAAAGCATTAGGGATAACTCCTAGATATCTGTTCTCCTATCTTGAAAAAGGCAAATGGATATATAGGAGAAAAGTGAATGGCCGTTACGCCCCTTACCAAGATAAAATACAATTAGGCTATATGGATTGTCGCGTGATATCTGTCAGAAACGCGGACGGTTTTAAGAAGATTGCTATAGAGCCGCGCCTTACAGCAAAAGGTAAAGCGCGTTTAGCGGAGTTTTTTTCGAGAACTTCTTCAGCCAGGAGGGCAATCCAATGAGTAGAAGAAAATAAGTTTATGTTAATTATTTAACACCGGCCCCCATTTGGGGGCATCTATTTAAACCGGCTTTTATGAAATGAACCCGAACGGGACGAATTCACTAAAAACACCCCCATTTTTGATAAAATAGTACCGAACGGGTTCATTTTAAAATAACGAGTAAATGCCTCTTCTCAGCCCATCAAATCTTGAGTTATACTCAGAAATATTATTTTACGAAGATGTTATTTCTAAAGCCTCATGAAGGATTGAAGTGTATAAAGATAAATTAAGCTTAATGAGCACGAGTTGAAAGTTAATGGACGAGACAGTTCAAAGATTAGGAAGCCTTATTCGGCAAACACGAAAAATGCAAGGCCTTACACAACGGCAACTGTCGGGTGTAGGTGGTGCTGGGGAGCGTTTTATTCGTGAATTGGAACGAGGGAAAGCATCTTGTCACCTTGGCAAGGCCCTGTTGGTTATCCGTGCGCTAGGGCTTACGGTTCAAGTCGATGATGAGATATTGTGAGGCACGAATTAGATGTTTATGGCTGTCCATCCAATTTTGGAGAGACAGAGGTTTTCCGGGAAATCCGTACAATTTTGATCGAGCACGGTAGCTCTCCCCAAATTTGGGGTGAATGATTTAGGCGGCCTTTCCTTTGGCCTCTTCAACCATACCGTTAATAATGGCGTTCATCAAAAGCCGCATGTAAAAAATGTTGAGCGCGGCACTTCCAAATAGGCCGGAGCTTAACAATAGATTCAAGTCCAGTGCTGTATTTGTTAAAGGTACAGTTAACGAGGGAATCTTCGTGTTTAATACGCCACTAGTATCTTTGGTTGCGAATGCCGTAAAAAGAGTAATCGATGTAATAGAAAAAATGGACAAACGGCCACTGGTAAGCAAATAAGATTTTAGAATATATGTGCCGCGTTTCTGCAACTTTTTATCTACGTACTTATGCACGCTTTTGAGGTAGGATGATTTATATAAAATGGCGATCGAGATCATGTAGAAGATGAGTGTGGTAAAGAAGAACATCACAAGAGTTTGTACTGTTGTATCAGTCATCTGTGCTTTAAAGAAAAAAGCTGCAAAAATAGATGTTAGTAAAATGAAACGGGAAATAATCTTATGACTTTTCTTCATCAAGATCTCCAATCTATTTATGTGAAATTTCTTAAGCTAGAATATTGCGCTAGTAACGTTTAATAATAAAACTAACTGACTGATAATTTTAAACTATTTTACAAATATATCTACCAATTTTATTGTCAAAAAATACTTATTGACAAATATTTTCTAATGTGATTCCTTAAGGGGAAGGTGCTTGAAAAACACTATAGCAACAAGCGGGTGAGTTCCGATCAACTTTCTTCCGCGATGATTTTGACTCTTTGCGCGCTTTCGTGCATTAATAGTCTTGCCGGGTGTGGTTACGCCATACAATACCCTTATGGGGAAAGCGTGACGACGGGCTTGTTGCCGTGTTTTTCAGCGCCCGGCAACCTTCTAGGTTGTCTTCATGAAAAACATTTAAACAACAAGGAGGCCTATTATGGCTGATCTCATTACAATATCAAAGCAAATGCTCGGGCAGGAGACTGTTCAAACGGTGAATGCGCGTGATCTGCATGCGTTCTTGGAAATAGGGAAAGACTTTTCTAATTGGATTAAAGACCGTATCAGCAAATACGAATTTACAGAAGGGAGCGATTATACTTTAACGCTCGCCAAAATTGGCGAACGTCAAAATGTAGTATTAAAGGAATATCACCTCTCGCTAAATATGGCGAAAGAGCTATCCATGGTCGAGCGTAACGAGAAGGGCAGGCAAGCACGACAATATTTCATTGAGTGTGAACGTCAGGCTATGGCTCCTACAAATGTCCAGGAGATTTTAAACGACCCAAACCATCTAAAGACTTTGCTCTTGAATAATGTCGAAAAAGTCATCGCCCTAGAAAGCAAGGTTAAAGAGCAAGAGCCCAAGGTTGCAGCCTATGAGCACTTAACCAGGGCAGATGGTACCATGTGTATCACTAATGCAGCTAAAGCCTTAGAGGTAAGACCGAGAGATCTATTCACCTATCTGTCGCAGAATAAATGGATATATAAGCGCATGGGGAGCACTCCTTATATTCCTTACCAGGAGAAGATACAGTCAGGCCTCATGGATTGCCCTACGACGACTATCAGCCGTGGTGACGGAAGTGAGAAGATCGCTGTTCAGGCACGTGTTACTTCAAAGGGGCTGGCACGTTTAGCGGAGGCTTTATCAGGAGATTCGTCAGTGCAGATGCTTCACTGAGTGCCTAAAACTTTTTTTCTAAATAATTGTTGACAAACGTTTTCTAATGTGATTCCCTAGGGCAAGTGCTTAGAAAACACTGCAAAAAACTAGGCGGATAGATTACCGAAATAATCTCTCTCCGTGATAATTTTGACTCTGCGCGTACTTTGTGCGTTAATGGTCTCTGTCGGGTGTGGTTATGCCATATAATACCTGCTTTTGCGGGGAAAGCATAACGACGGGTCCTAGTAGCCGTGTTTTCTAGCACCCGATACTCCTCTGAGTATCTCAATAGAAAACATTTAACTATCTAGGATTTTAAAATGAAAAATCTCATTACAATATCAAAGCAAACGCTTGGGCAGGAGACTGTTCAAACGGTGAATGCGCGTGATCTGCACGCGTTTTTAGAGGTACCAACTCGCTTTAATGATTGGATTAAAAACCGCATTAACGAATATAATTTCCAAGAAAATAAGGACTTTATAAGTTTTACTAAAATTTTAGTAAAACCCTCAGGAGGCCGTCCAAGCATGGAATACTACCTCTCACTAAATATGGCGAAAGAGCTATCCATGGTCGAGCGTAACGAGAAGGGCAAGTAAGCGCGACAATACTTCATTGAGTGTGAACGTCGGGCCATGGCTCCTACAAATGTCCAGGAGATTTTAAATGATCCGAACCATCTAAAGACTTTGCTCTTGAATAATGTTGAAAAAGTCATTGCCCTAGAAAGCAAGGTTAAAGAGCAAGAGCCCAAGGTTGCAGCCTATGAACACTTAACAAGGGCAGATGGTACTATGTGCATTACAGATGCTGCTAAGATATTAGGGACCAGCCCCAAACGTCTGTTTTCCTATCTATCACAGAATCAATGGATCTACAGGCGCATGGGGAGCACTCCTTATATTCCTTACCAGGAGAAGATACAGTCAGGGCTCATGGACTGTCCTACGAAAGTCATCAGCCGTCCTGATGGTTCTGAGAAGATTGTCTCAGATGCGCGTGTTACTTCAAAGGGACTAGCGCGTTTATCGGAGATTCTTTCAGGAAATTCAACGCTGAGGGAGGCCGTATGATGAGTAAAAAGAGAATAGATGAACTCTTTACTTTGTGCGAATATTTAGATGAATGTCGCAAAGTTGCCCGCCTATACGATGATTTGTTTGTTGATATCCAAAAAGCTATGAACAACGTCGTAGTTAAAATGAGGGGAGTCGTCGACGGCGATTCAACAACCGAGGACTTAATGAAACTCATTATTGCCGATACGACCTATGGCAATGGTGAATTGATATCGCGTTGTTACCCTATTTTAGAGAGCTTACAGCTTGAGAAGAGCGTACAGATCAAGAAGTGCGCATAAGTTCATAATCAATTATATCAACACCGGCCTCCATTTTGGGGGCTTTTTTTATGAGGTGATGCATGGAAGAGAAGGATAGAATCACTCGTGAAAAAGATATCCAAAAGCTCAATGAAAAAGAGTTCAGGCTCTTACTTGATTTTTTAGGTCATTACGAAAAATTCAAGCTGCTTACGTGGATGTTGAAATGGATTATATTATGTTTTTTAGCATTCACGCTTGCGATATCACAGTTCATTGATGCAATTGATAACTGCCTCACTCATATCAAAAGGTGGCTTCTGAAACTTTGATCCTATTCCCTTACCTTGGATTTAGGGATCCCTAACCTAAAAAAATATTATTAAAATTCAGTACGTTATCATTAATATAAAAGAGTATGGCGCACCCGAAGAGATTCGAACTCCCGGCCCCCAGATTCGTAGTCTGGTGCTCTATCCAGCTGAGCTACGGGTGCGTAAGCTTTAAGTCCTCTATGCTATGAAGATACGGGGTTCCTAACCGTTTCATTGATGAATTGCAAGCGAAACTTAGTGAAAGTAAAAATTTTATCCGGCAGTATATAGTATGCTTTCGTCAGAAGATTACCGTATATTTCAAGTTTTTTGGACTGCTATATCCTGCCTTCTCGCTGAAATTGGCTGAAAAATTCAACATGAACGATCGGTAACTTGACGATTTAATCCACGAGAGGTAATCCAGAGTAGGTGAAAAATATTTTCGCGGTTGGGGTCTAATATGCTATCTGCCGATCCGGTTTTATGTAAAACTTGGGTATTTTGCTGTTTAAGACTATTTCAAGAAAATTTGCATATAATTACGAAGCAGGGGTAGATTATTATGGGGTCACTGAGAAAGATTATTCCATTAGCGCTTTTAGTTATTGTTTTGCTGGCTGCTTACTTTGGATTCAAATCGAAACGATCTGTCCCTACGGTGGATAAGACAATCAGTAAACTACAGAAAACATCAAAAATTCCAGCGGGAAGACCACCAACAAATGTTGTTGTTGGCGGTGTTACGGTTCAAAATTTT
Protein-coding sequences here:
- a CDS encoding type II toxin-antitoxin system RelE/ParE family toxin; the encoded protein is MIISFRHKGLREFYETGSTKGIQIKHAQKLRYILAILDVAEDVNDVAFPSFRLHSLQGDLKNYWSIRVNGNWRVTFKFIGKDIELVDYQDYH
- a CDS encoding phage late control D family protein, which produces MKPFCTVTANGEDITRSLMNYVLSIEITDEAENKSDRITIELDDRVRDSDNGSLDIPLIGTIISVTLGYEGGKIRNMGAYLIDEISVSSPPRNLSVTGRAASMNTSYRTPKSQSYHQQTLGNIVQEIAQRNGYTPKVDPTLAKIVVRHIDQTAESDMAFAARLAGEYDAVAKPVNGKLVLAKRGGGKAITGETLPVVVIHEKLCTSWDFKYSARDEAGAANGLETDAGDDQKAAADIREPEEIDDGGDFIHMDEKDMPDPPEPETTVKEPEKQEEEKKGGVTATYHDIRSGEKKEVKVGNPPFHELKYTYHNQSEAVAAIAAYRNKSSRGKSSFSCDIGGDPFVQAEAKLVQEPPFRPYIPAEWCIKSVKHKLDRTGGYTTRIDCELFDKAQEDAAGNVANTMPDKDDTIDPNAPPDASYDEGEGVIHMEEGDI
- a CDS encoding helix-turn-helix domain-containing protein, with translation MDETVQRLGSLIRQTRKMQGLTQRQLSGVGGAGERFIRELERGKASCHLGKALLVIRALGLTVQVDDEIL
- a CDS encoding HigA family addiction module antitoxin; its protein translation is MMHNPPHPGYILRDEVIEELGLTVSEAAQRLAMSRVALSRIINGHASISTDLAIRLEMAGISTARLWLSLQTSFDLWQAKQRKQPHITRLVA
- a CDS encoding antA/AntB antirepressor family protein; the protein is MKNLITISKQTLGQETVQTVNARDLHAFLEVPTRFNDWIKNRINEYNFQENKDFISFTKILVKPSGGRPSMEYYLSLNMAKELSMVERNEKGK
- a CDS encoding lysozyme; translated protein: MRKINKDGIEALKRWEGLRLESYRDIGGVWTIGYGHTENVKEGETITAKQADALLKKDLIGFERAVHEAVKVELSDNQFAALVSFAFNIGVAAFKESTLVKKLNQGDYDCVPGQLNRWVYCSGKRSQGLINRRAAEIGLWSKGSFIASQCVECAEPERQRLHKTGEGKSAIVAGLGLLGSTCSEAAHQLEPFIGNLDIMRYAFLALTLAGVGFGLWATMKRLKEA
- a CDS encoding phage antirepressor KilAC domain-containing protein, whose product is MNDRNMIPCEPKIENVNTPLTMSSREIAEVCNTRHNQVIETIERLFKKGVLRESRKTLRDYFSPNGGRPTKVYDLSKLDTLKVVSGYNETLRGKIIDRWQELENASKRQSLAVDYSDPKLILGVVTHLREESAKKDMVIANLRPKVAAYKHLTRIGGSTCITDAAKALGITPRYLFSYLEKGKWIYRRKVNGRYAPYQDKIQLGYMDCRVISVRNADGFKKIAIEPRLTAKGKARLAEFFSRTSSARRAIQ
- a CDS encoding tail protein X, with amino-acid sequence MSDLYVTKEGDMVDAICWKYYTKGQQALAVERVYAANFGLAEYGPILEAGITILLPVLPYPKAMPVIRIWGSRQ
- a CDS encoding phage antirepressor KilAC domain-containing protein; amino-acid sequence: MAPTNVQEILNDPNHLKTLLLNNVEKVIALESKVKEQEPKVAAYEHLTRADGTMCITDAAKILGTSPKRLFSYLSQNQWIYRRMGSTPYIPYQEKIQSGLMDCPTKVISRPDGSEKIVSDARVTSKGLARLSEILSGNSTLREAV
- a CDS encoding phage antirepressor Ant encodes the protein MADLITISKQMLGQETVQTVNARDLHAFLEIGKDFSNWIKDRISKYEFTEGSDYTLTLAKIGERQNVVLKEYHLSLNMAKELSMVERNEKGRQARQYFIECERQAMAPTNVQEILNDPNHLKTLLLNNVEKVIALESKVKEQEPKVAAYEHLTRADGTMCITNAAKALEVRPRDLFTYLSQNKWIYKRMGSTPYIPYQEKIQSGLMDCPTTTISRGDGSEKIAVQARVTSKGLARLAEALSGDSSVQMLH
- a CDS encoding class I SAM-dependent methyltransferase, translated to MHRPDHSVAEKFESISARNEDYWDFRGRRSRREHCHALMAYPAMMVPQMQAELIDLLLQVNPKIKTIYDPFVGSGTVLAEALLRGKNFIGTDVNPLAILCCKSKADFFDQSKIEKIIQDIEQNLQKENVSFDLCCFKGADKWFDEDALKALSKIRHFINQQELVWCRRFLWIAMVDIIRKYSNTRLSTYKLHIRKDKSLYTAEGIFRDFIKKCTLNIKLKVKFWNELSENGYVKQDELSLKNELYIQDVRHLPETVKADLVITSPPYGDNATTITYGQYSYLPLQFINLGDIGASFDDNLICSQSAIDSVSLGGKLGEWDLRRFWVEKQSPSLKRITTLLIQKAKRGERKLIMFAYDLFLSLQRIVKTLSHGGFMMFTLGNRSISSVSIPLDKIVKEFLERLGLRKVHLLERNIPSKRMPGSMKNEYVLIMQKL